Below is a genomic region from Prochlorococcus marinus str. MIT 0918.
GAAAGAATTAAGAGATTATTGAAAGAATTAGAACTTTGCGATAATAGGAGTGCATATTTTTCTTCTGCACTTTGTATTGCTTCTCCTAATAATGAAATTTTAGTTGAAGTAGAAGGGCGTTGTGATGGGGTGATTACAAATCTACCAAGAGGGACAAATGGGTTTGGATATGACCCTGTTTTTGAGGTTGATGGGACAGGTTTAACTTATGCAGAGATGGAACTTAATCAGAAGGAGGCTTTAGGCCATCGTGGCCGTGCATTTAAAGCATTAACACCTTATTTAAAACGGCTTTTAGATTTATAAGTTTATGTTAATTCTATGGATTTAGTTTGATTTAAATTAACCCAACTTCCATGTAATCCATAAGGAATTTTTATTGGTAGTTTTAATGTTGCTTGGTGAGATAAATCACTTGCTTGCAAGATAATTAATTCTGAAGTTTTCGATTCCCCGTTCCAAATTAAACTTAGAATCCATCCATCATCTTCTTCTATTGCAGGATTATTTGGGACCATAATAGGTTCATTTAAAAATCCTTTAGAACCAGCGTTCCAATAATGTGTTTCATTATTAATTAGATTTAATTTTTTAACTTGCTGGAGAGGACCGTTCCCGGATTTTTTTGCGGCAGTGGCCATCCAGCTATATTTGGCAGGTAACCCTTGTTTGTTTGGATTAACCATTGCAAATTCACAGCATTGTTTGCTTAATATTTCACATTCAATTTTGTTTGTTAAAAGATTTATTCGACATCTTTTTAAAATTCCTTCGGGGAGCTCATTAAAGTTGATTTCGCGAAAATCTTCTTCAGGCCCAATTGAAGGAAAGTCTTTATAGAAAATGCTATCAATAACAACTTCTTGTTTTTTTTCATATGCATTTAAGTGATGAAAAACAAAGCCATTAGGAGCATCAAAGATTTGAGGAGGTTTATTAGCAAATTTCCCACAATCTCGAGGTATCAACAAAAATTTTCCTTGTCCATTAGGTTTGGATTTCAAACATTGTGCAGCACCTTTTTGGCCAAGTATGAATGGTAAAGGATTGAAATCAATAGCATTTTGAAGAAAAATTGCCCAATTTGGAGTAATTGCGAAGTCATGTAAAAACGCAAAACCCTTAAAAGTATCTTTCCTGTCGCTTAAAAGAGAACCTGCATTTTGACCTTGTATTGAGAATTCCATTAAGCGAATAGTGCTTTTGGGTCCTGTTTTGACACTAAAGGAAACCATTCTTGGCTCTTTGTGGTGTCCTGGGTCAAAACGAGGGTGAGCACTAAATGGTTCGTTAGCTTTGAGAGCCCCATTAATGTTGCTTATCCCATGAGTCTCGAGAGTTTCAGGATCAAGAGAATAAGGACTTGCTGCTTCCCAAAGCGCTAAAAGTTCATTGCCAAGCTTAATTACATTAGTGTTTGCTATGTTTTTTAATCGCAAGTCAAAGGCATTAGAAATTGCACCACCTGGTTTTTTAGTGCCAAACACACCTCTGTAGAGAAACTCCCCAGCTTTTTCTTCTTCTATCCATTCTTTTGTTCTGATAAAACGATTAGTAAATTTAGCTTTTCCATTTTGGAAATTTATTGAGGCAATCATTCCATCTCCATCGAATGGGTGATGAACCCATTGCCCATTCCTCTCTAAAACTCCTGGACCGTTTTTATAAAAAATGCCGCTGAGCTTTTTGGGTATTTCTCCTTTAATTAGATCTAATTGGATATTGCTGCATTCTTTTTCTACATTGCAGTAAGCACTGGACCAATCTTGTTGCTTAAAAGTCTCAAGCCCACTTGGTAAATCAGTATTTGTTGCAAGTTTTGCCACAAAAAATTGATATATGTCTTTTATGATCTTCGCGTAATTGGTAGCAAAACGCGAGTTGGTATTCGTTTAGGTTTTAAAATTAGGTTTTACCCAGCTTGTTCAAGGACTCCTTTGCTACTAGGAATTGATTCTGCTCTTCTAGCATCTAATTCGATTGCCATCCGAAGTGCTTTCGCGAAAGCTTTAAAGCATGCTTCAACAATATGGTGTGAATTTTGTCCGTTTAATTGATTAATATGTAATGTTAAACCACTATTATTTGCTAAAGCAATAAAGAACTCTTTTACTAATTCTGTGTCATAGCTACCAATTTTTTGATTAGGAATATTAAGTCCATAACTTACATGAGGGCGGCCAGAACAATCGAGCGTAACTTGTACTAATGCCTCATCTAAAGGCGCAATAAAATGACCAAAGCGATAAATTCCTTTTCTATTTCCAAGAGCTTTCGATAATGCTTGCCCTAGAGCAATGCCTACATCCTCATTGGAGTGATGGTCATCAATATGAGTATCACCGGTCGCTCTAATCTCTAAATCAAGCAGTCCATGACTACAAAGTTGATGAAGCATATGATCTAAGAATGCAATCCCAGAAGATACATTGCATTGTCCTGTGCCATCTAATACGACGCGAACTTTGACATTCGTCTCGTTAGTCTTTCGCTGGACTTCAGCTTGTCTGTTGGAAGTCAT
It encodes:
- the rdgB gene encoding RdgB/HAM1 family non-canonical purine NTP pyrophosphatase encodes the protein MNLRTYRDFSKLVIASANDGKINEFKNFLSNFPLVILGQPPDLKVQETGVSFMENARIKALAAASATGEISLADDSGLSVLFLNGAPGIYSSRYAKNDSERIKRLLKELELCDNRSAYFSSALCIASPNNEILVEVEGRCDGVITNLPRGTNGFGYDPVFEVDGTGLTYAEMELNQKEALGHRGRAFKALTPYLKRLLDL
- a CDS encoding carotenoid oxygenase family protein, translating into MAKLATNTDLPSGLETFKQQDWSSAYCNVEKECSNIQLDLIKGEIPKKLSGIFYKNGPGVLERNGQWVHHPFDGDGMIASINFQNGKAKFTNRFIRTKEWIEEEKAGEFLYRGVFGTKKPGGAISNAFDLRLKNIANTNVIKLGNELLALWEAASPYSLDPETLETHGISNINGALKANEPFSAHPRFDPGHHKEPRMVSFSVKTGPKSTIRLMEFSIQGQNAGSLLSDRKDTFKGFAFLHDFAITPNWAIFLQNAIDFNPLPFILGQKGAAQCLKSKPNGQGKFLLIPRDCGKFANKPPQIFDAPNGFVFHHLNAYEKKQEVVIDSIFYKDFPSIGPEEDFREINFNELPEGILKRCRINLLTNKIECEILSKQCCEFAMVNPNKQGLPAKYSWMATAAKKSGNGPLQQVKKLNLINNETHYWNAGSKGFLNEPIMVPNNPAIEEDDGWILSLIWNGESKTSELIILQASDLSHQATLKLPIKIPYGLHGSWVNLNQTKSIELT
- the hisB gene encoding imidazoleglycerol-phosphate dehydratase HisB, whose product is MTSNRQAEVQRKTNETNVKVRVVLDGTGQCNVSSGIAFLDHMLHQLCSHGLLDLEIRATGDTHIDDHHSNEDVGIALGQALSKALGNRKGIYRFGHFIAPLDEALVQVTLDCSGRPHVSYGLNIPNQKIGSYDTELVKEFFIALANNSGLTLHINQLNGQNSHHIVEACFKAFAKALRMAIELDARRAESIPSSKGVLEQAG